A single Natrinema pellirubrum DSM 15624 DNA region contains:
- a CDS encoding NAD(P)/FAD-dependent oxidoreductase, with translation MERVDVAIVGGGPAGASAAEQSAAHGAETVLFEQGVPREDREGVGPDSTDAAGMLDYWIDLMEFDYREIPDDVIHRELEGTEFIGPNSAVELTSTGMDASYPKFGYTFHRARMDDWLHERATDAGADLRVGVGVKDLETDLRASSPKGPTHTLTLSNGDVIEAQYVVLADGPQRRITLDALDQFTAPGRSVSDHLSPPEANHIAYQEYREFPEELFAEFEDRLKFWWGYMPGETAYPWVFPNDGTVARVGLTMPIGMTLEDVEDPGSYKLLRPDDDRIPSGAEYINRLLEQEYGDEYDIEEDIPRVEDRGKSKGTETYPISSTRPIDSPVGANIAVAGGAMGTTSAFHEGGYHVAVRTGKIAGRLAGTDSLENYNEIWKDAIGDEILRNVAFADIVADYGPDDWDWAFSTVNDMQGNGTDDGLIARKYTAGFDAAKIAATYKRTKFTYRDGGYVQLAEDDYFY, from the coding sequence ATGGAACGCGTAGACGTCGCGATCGTCGGCGGCGGCCCCGCCGGTGCGTCCGCGGCCGAGCAATCGGCAGCCCACGGCGCGGAAACCGTGCTCTTCGAGCAGGGGGTCCCCCGAGAGGATCGGGAGGGAGTGGGTCCCGACTCGACCGACGCCGCCGGAATGCTCGACTACTGGATCGACCTCATGGAGTTCGACTACCGCGAGATTCCCGACGACGTCATCCACCGGGAACTCGAGGGCACCGAGTTCATCGGCCCGAACAGCGCCGTCGAGCTGACCTCGACCGGGATGGACGCCAGCTACCCGAAGTTCGGGTACACTTTCCATCGCGCCCGCATGGACGACTGGCTCCACGAGCGCGCGACCGACGCCGGGGCCGATCTCCGGGTCGGCGTCGGCGTCAAGGACCTCGAGACGGACCTCCGGGCCTCGAGCCCGAAGGGGCCGACCCACACGCTGACGCTGTCGAACGGCGACGTGATCGAGGCCCAGTACGTCGTGCTGGCCGACGGTCCGCAGCGCCGGATCACGCTCGACGCCCTCGATCAGTTCACCGCGCCCGGCCGCAGCGTCTCCGATCACCTCTCGCCGCCGGAGGCGAATCACATCGCCTATCAGGAGTATCGGGAGTTCCCCGAAGAACTGTTCGCGGAGTTCGAGGACCGACTCAAGTTCTGGTGGGGGTATATGCCCGGCGAAACCGCCTACCCGTGGGTCTTCCCCAACGACGGCACCGTCGCCCGCGTCGGGCTGACGATGCCGATCGGGATGACACTCGAGGACGTCGAGGATCCCGGCTCCTACAAGCTCCTGCGGCCGGACGACGACCGGATCCCCTCCGGTGCCGAGTACATCAACCGACTCCTCGAACAGGAGTACGGCGACGAGTACGATATCGAGGAAGACATCCCCCGCGTCGAGGACCGCGGCAAGTCCAAGGGGACCGAGACCTACCCCATCTCCTCGACGAGGCCGATCGACTCGCCCGTCGGCGCGAACATCGCCGTCGCCGGCGGTGCGATGGGTACCACCTCGGCCTTCCACGAGGGTGGCTACCACGTCGCCGTCCGCACCGGCAAGATCGCCGGCCGGCTCGCCGGAACGGACTCGCTCGAGAACTACAACGAGATCTGGAAAGACGCCATCGGCGACGAGATCCTGCGCAACGTCGCCTTCGCCGACATCGTCGCCGACTACGGCCCCGACGACTGGGACTGGGCGTTCTCGACCGTCAACGACATGCAGGGCAACGGCACCGACGACGGCCTGATCGCACGGAAGTACACCGCCGGGTTCGACGCCGCGAAGATCGCCGCGACCTACAAGCGCACGAAGTTCACGTACCGCGACGGCGGCTACGTCCAGCTCGCCGAGGACGACTACTTCTACTGA
- a CDS encoding universal stress protein produces the protein MVLTFDGRVLVPVADPDDGERTAAALAPYLGPESSVLFVNVIEKAGGAPDKASVEQREDYAEEIFERARGPLADRAESVETAILFGTDVVETIFDAAEERDVEAVVFEPRGGNRFVELLTGDVARRLVKQAAVPVVALPRTDD, from the coding sequence ATGGTACTGACGTTCGACGGGCGGGTCCTCGTGCCCGTCGCCGACCCCGACGACGGCGAACGAACGGCGGCGGCGCTGGCCCCGTATCTCGGCCCCGAGAGTTCGGTACTCTTCGTCAACGTCATCGAGAAGGCGGGCGGTGCGCCGGACAAGGCCTCGGTCGAACAGCGCGAGGACTACGCCGAGGAGATCTTCGAGCGTGCCCGTGGGCCGCTCGCGGACCGAGCGGAGTCGGTGGAGACGGCGATCCTCTTCGGGACCGACGTCGTCGAGACGATCTTCGACGCGGCCGAGGAGCGCGATGTCGAGGCCGTCGTCTTCGAGCCCCGTGGAGGGAACCGGTTCGTGGAGCTACTCACCGGCGACGTGGCTCGACGACTGGTCAAACAGGCCGCGGTGCCGGTAGTCGCACTCCCGCGAACGGACGACTGA
- a CDS encoding manganese catalase family protein — protein sequence MFFQEPELQYEVTVEEPDPHFAKLLQQAIGGQEGEMRVALQYMFQAWAVPEQHEEYRNLLMETAAEELGHIEMLATAVTKNLRGATKSMSEEVRETADMAESMTAQGPRQFLSAGESAMPVDSNGAPFTGNYIVASGNLAGDLYANVMAEATGRTLATRLWNYTDDPGMKDMLSYLIARDTMHQNQWLEALETLDDPVPVPASFPQEQENQDVNYTFMSTRREEQPDPGHPWTEGEAPDGKGQFSYAAEQPGDGDVAAPDPDPMTNDDPNRTDQ from the coding sequence ATGTTCTTCCAAGAACCGGAACTCCAGTACGAGGTCACCGTCGAAGAACCGGACCCCCACTTCGCGAAGCTCCTCCAGCAAGCGATCGGCGGACAGGAAGGCGAGATGCGCGTCGCGCTCCAGTACATGTTTCAGGCGTGGGCGGTGCCGGAACAGCACGAGGAATATCGGAACCTGCTGATGGAAACTGCCGCGGAGGAACTCGGCCACATCGAGATGCTCGCGACGGCAGTCACGAAGAACCTCAGAGGGGCCACCAAGAGCATGAGCGAGGAGGTCCGAGAGACCGCAGACATGGCCGAGTCGATGACCGCGCAGGGCCCGCGACAGTTCCTCTCGGCGGGCGAGTCGGCGATGCCGGTCGACAGCAACGGCGCGCCCTTTACCGGCAACTACATCGTCGCCTCCGGAAACCTCGCCGGCGACCTCTACGCGAACGTGATGGCCGAGGCGACCGGCCGTACCCTCGCGACGCGACTCTGGAACTACACCGACGACCCCGGGATGAAGGACATGCTCTCCTATCTCATCGCCCGGGATACGATGCACCAGAACCAGTGGCTCGAGGCCCTCGAGACGCTCGACGATCCGGTTCCAGTTCCCGCAAGCTTCCCGCAAGAACAGGAGAATCAGGACGTCAACTACACGTTCATGTCGACCCGCCGTGAGGAACAGCCCGATCCCGGCCACCCCTGGACGGAAGGCGAGGCTCCCGACGGGAAAGGCCAGTTCTCCTATGCCGCCGAGCAGCCGGGTGACGGCGACGTCGCCGCCCCCGATCCGGATCCGATGACAAACGACGACCCGAACCGGACGGATCAGTAG
- a CDS encoding DUF447 domain-containing protein — protein sequence MSGERDSSEAENDATWPVDLAGVTETVVTTLGPNGLWNAAALGLHASDPVTARTWGNTRTRRNFHRQGEAYVQFVDDPVVFADAACSILEREEPVLDAASAWARVAVERIDAGSEGGTEWEEWTLRPVESAIERETVPTIDRGFGAVVEATVAASRLGVDEYDEGELRDRLEYCAAVVERAGGPREREALERVRDQSRW from the coding sequence ATGAGCGGTGAGCGAGACTCGAGTGAGGCCGAAAACGACGCGACGTGGCCCGTCGATCTCGCCGGCGTCACCGAAACCGTCGTGACCACGCTCGGCCCGAACGGGCTGTGGAACGCCGCCGCCCTCGGACTCCACGCCAGCGATCCCGTCACCGCGCGGACGTGGGGGAACACCCGCACCCGGCGAAACTTCCACCGACAAGGCGAGGCCTACGTCCAGTTCGTCGACGACCCCGTCGTCTTCGCCGACGCCGCCTGCTCGATTCTCGAGCGCGAGGAGCCGGTCCTCGACGCTGCCAGCGCCTGGGCGCGGGTCGCCGTCGAGCGGATCGACGCGGGCAGCGAAGGCGGCACCGAGTGGGAGGAGTGGACCCTTCGCCCCGTCGAGTCGGCGATCGAGCGCGAGACGGTCCCGACGATCGACCGCGGGTTCGGAGCCGTCGTCGAGGCGACCGTCGCCGCCTCGCGGCTCGGGGTCGACGAATACGACGAGGGCGAGTTACGCGACCGACTCGAGTACTGTGCCGCGGTCGTCGAGCGGGCCGGCGGCCCCCGAGAGCGGGAAGCCCTCGAGCGCGTTCGCGACCAGTCGCGGTGGTGA
- a CDS encoding D-2-hydroxyacid dehydrogenase gives MSEADAPDVLVLRRGTHGMPVEQYADAIRERLPDRRVELARTPAAEREAIRSATFATGMTLERDLLEAADALEVFACAYAGTGHLPLEELEERDVAVTNASGVHGPNIGEHVLGAILGFVRRFHVGRRRQDRREWRHYRAHELQGSTVTIVGLGAIGEAVAERLEPFGVETIGVRYTPEKGGPTDEVIGFEDKAFDDALARTDYLVLACPLTETTRGLIDREALVTIDPEAVLVNVARGPVVDTDALVAALRSNRLRGAALDVTDPEPLPEDHPLWTFENVQITPHNAGHTPEYYERLADIVAENVRRREDGDDALENQVLP, from the coding sequence ATGAGTGAGGCCGACGCGCCGGACGTGCTGGTCCTCCGGCGTGGCACCCACGGGATGCCGGTCGAACAGTATGCCGACGCGATCCGTGAGCGACTCCCCGACCGCCGCGTCGAACTCGCGCGGACCCCCGCCGCGGAACGCGAGGCGATCCGGTCGGCGACGTTCGCGACCGGTATGACACTCGAGCGCGATCTCCTCGAGGCGGCCGACGCGCTCGAGGTTTTTGCCTGTGCCTACGCGGGGACGGGCCATCTCCCCCTCGAGGAACTCGAAGAGCGGGACGTCGCGGTGACCAACGCCTCGGGCGTCCACGGGCCGAACATCGGCGAACACGTGTTGGGCGCGATCCTGGGGTTCGTCCGGCGGTTCCACGTCGGCCGGCGGCGACAGGATCGCCGGGAGTGGCGCCACTACCGGGCCCACGAACTGCAGGGGTCGACGGTGACGATCGTCGGTCTCGGCGCGATCGGCGAGGCGGTCGCCGAGCGACTCGAGCCGTTCGGCGTCGAGACGATCGGGGTGCGGTATACGCCCGAGAAAGGCGGCCCGACCGACGAGGTGATCGGGTTCGAGGATAAGGCGTTCGACGACGCGCTCGCGCGGACGGATTACCTCGTCCTCGCGTGTCCGCTCACCGAAACGACGCGGGGGCTGATCGACCGCGAGGCGCTGGTCACGATCGACCCCGAGGCAGTGCTGGTCAACGTCGCCCGGGGCCCGGTCGTCGACACCGACGCGCTGGTCGCGGCGCTGCGCTCGAACCGGCTCCGTGGGGCCGCATTGGACGTTACCGATCCCGAGCCGCTGCCGGAGGATCACCCGCTGTGGACTTTCGAAAACGTACAGATTACGCCTCACAACGCGGGTCACACGCCCGAGTACTACGAGCGACTCGCCGACATCGTCGCCGAGAACGTCCGCCGGCGCGAGGACGGGGACGACGCCCTCGAGAATCAAGTGCTTCCCTGA
- the asd gene encoding aspartate-semialdehyde dehydrogenase, with translation MAVRVGVLGATGAVGQRLIQLLDPHPEFEIAALTASDASAGKTYRQASKWRVDSPIPEDVAETTVTATDPDEVPDDVDLIFSSLPSSVGAEVEPGFCEAGYVVSSNSSNGRMDDDIPLVIPEVNADHLDLLEVQRDERGWDGAMVKNPNCSTITFVPTLAALTDFGLEKVHVSTLQAVSGAGYDGVSSMEIIDNAIPYIGGEEDKLETESRKLLGEFDGAELSHNDMSVAASCNRIPTIDGHLENVWVETAEELTADAAAEAMREYPSLDLRSSPEPLIHVFEEPDRPQPRMDRTLGDGMAIAAGGLQESPFGLQYNCLAHNTIRGAAGASVLNGELLLEHGYI, from the coding sequence ATGGCAGTACGAGTAGGCGTACTCGGTGCGACCGGTGCGGTTGGACAGCGACTGATTCAATTGCTCGACCCCCATCCGGAGTTCGAGATCGCGGCCCTGACCGCGAGCGACGCAAGCGCCGGCAAGACGTATCGACAGGCATCGAAGTGGCGCGTCGACAGCCCCATTCCCGAGGACGTCGCCGAGACGACCGTCACGGCGACCGACCCCGACGAGGTCCCCGATGACGTCGACCTGATCTTCTCGTCGCTGCCCTCGAGCGTCGGTGCGGAAGTCGAACCCGGCTTCTGTGAGGCCGGCTACGTCGTCTCCTCGAATTCCTCGAACGGCCGAATGGACGACGACATCCCCCTCGTGATTCCGGAGGTCAACGCCGACCACCTCGACTTGCTCGAGGTCCAGCGCGACGAGCGCGGCTGGGACGGCGCGATGGTCAAAAACCCCAACTGCTCGACGATCACCTTCGTCCCCACGCTCGCCGCCCTGACCGACTTCGGCCTCGAGAAGGTTCACGTCTCGACGCTACAGGCGGTCTCCGGCGCGGGCTACGACGGCGTGTCCTCGATGGAGATCATCGACAACGCCATCCCCTACATCGGCGGCGAGGAGGACAAACTCGAGACCGAGTCCCGCAAACTGCTGGGCGAGTTCGACGGGGCCGAACTGTCGCACAACGACATGTCGGTCGCGGCCTCCTGCAACCGCATCCCGACCATCGACGGCCACCTCGAGAACGTTTGGGTCGAGACCGCGGAGGAACTCACCGCCGACGCGGCCGCCGAGGCCATGCGGGAGTATCCGTCGCTCGATCTCCGCTCCTCGCCCGAGCCGCTCATCCACGTCTTCGAGGAGCCCGACCGACCCCAGCCCCGGATGGACCGCACGCTGGGCGACGGCATGGCCATCGCCGCGGGCGGGCTGCAGGAGTCGCCCTTCGGCCTGCAGTACAACTGTCTGGCCCACAACACGATCCGCGGTGCCGCCGGCGCGAGCGTCCTCAACGGCGAACTGCTGCTCGAACACGGCTACATCTGA
- a CDS encoding triphosphoribosyl-dephospho-CoA synthase yields MRTSAQNAELALLLEVAGTPKPGNVDRERDLTDLRFEHFLAGAVGARDGLERAASGTAVGSAFERAVEGMATQEGGNTQFGALLLLVPLVRAAEEDLSRSAAEAVVHETTVADAAGFYRAFDHVDVAVDEPPAELDALDVRRGSDAVPALEERGLTLLDIMEQSVPGDGVAREWVEGFDRSFAAAERFAAADGPLSDRTAAVFLSLLAERPDTLVATRHDEATAREVTDRAAALVADDALETDRRAVEAFADDLVERGVNPGTTADITAAGLFVGLERGSITV; encoded by the coding sequence ATGCGAACGTCGGCCCAGAACGCGGAACTGGCCCTGCTCCTCGAGGTCGCGGGGACGCCCAAACCGGGCAACGTCGACCGCGAGCGCGACCTCACGGACCTGCGGTTCGAACACTTCCTCGCCGGGGCCGTCGGCGCCCGGGACGGACTCGAGCGGGCGGCATCGGGCACAGCGGTCGGATCGGCCTTCGAACGAGCCGTCGAGGGGATGGCCACGCAGGAGGGCGGAAACACGCAGTTCGGGGCCCTGCTGTTGCTCGTGCCGCTGGTCCGGGCCGCCGAGGAGGACCTCTCCCGATCGGCCGCCGAAGCCGTCGTCCACGAGACGACCGTCGCCGACGCGGCGGGCTTCTACCGGGCGTTCGACCACGTCGACGTCGCCGTCGACGAGCCGCCAGCGGAGCTGGACGCCCTCGACGTGCGCCGCGGCTCGGACGCGGTGCCGGCCCTCGAAGAGCGCGGACTGACGCTGCTGGATATCATGGAGCAGTCGGTCCCCGGCGACGGCGTCGCCCGCGAGTGGGTCGAGGGGTTCGATCGGTCGTTCGCGGCCGCTGAGCGGTTCGCGGCCGCCGACGGCCCGCTCTCGGACCGGACCGCCGCGGTCTTTCTCTCCCTGCTCGCCGAGCGGCCCGACACCCTCGTCGCGACGCGCCACGACGAGGCGACCGCCCGCGAAGTGACCGACAGAGCAGCGGCACTGGTCGCCGACGACGCCCTCGAGACGGATCGCCGGGCCGTCGAGGCCTTCGCCGACGACCTCGTCGAGCGGGGGGTCAACCCCGGGACGACGGCCGACATCACGGCCGCGGGGCTGTTCGTGGGCCTCGAGCGGGGGTCGATCACGGTATGA
- a CDS encoding HalOD1 output domain-containing protein: protein METEPTTDRLTLHESTSTHQADPDTPPSEAVIDAIAADSSFDALELADEFGPLYDVIDPSALDSLFQSTAGADRCVGSVTFEYAGYRVGVDQTGRVELATLE from the coding sequence ATGGAAACTGAGCCCACCACCGACCGGTTGACGCTTCACGAATCTACCAGTACGCACCAGGCCGACCCGGACACGCCCCCGAGCGAGGCCGTCATCGACGCGATCGCGGCCGACTCGTCGTTCGACGCCCTCGAACTCGCCGACGAGTTCGGCCCGCTGTACGACGTGATCGACCCGTCCGCGCTCGATTCGCTCTTCCAGTCGACGGCGGGGGCCGACCGCTGCGTCGGGTCGGTCACGTTCGAGTACGCGGGCTACCGGGTCGGCGTCGACCAGACCGGCCGCGTCGAACTCGCCACCCTCGAGTGA
- a CDS encoding cytochrome c oxidase subunit 3: MGTGDGSDRTPPPRADGSGHHVPEGQAPEEYGDHRGRGDGDDHEHRSRWPLIAAAGAAGLYAGVAIAVLGTETGLVPPLVGVALAVVGAAVLLAGIGGWLREAFLLPARDAGSPESRESYVSTTLLFLATDVSTFGALFVYYAFVRVGAWPPAELPPLVGSLVAANTAILLASSVTFHYAHAALEAGNRRRFLGFLGTTLALGIVFLAGQAYEYYEFVAVEGFSLDSGAFGTAFYGLTGLHGFHVALGVGAIAVLCWRALRGHYGPDRDTSIATVSLYWHFVDLVWLVLVTVLYVGASV; encoded by the coding sequence ATGGGAACCGGTGACGGCTCCGACCGCACTCCGCCCCCTCGAGCCGACGGCTCCGGTCACCACGTCCCCGAGGGGCAAGCGCCCGAGGAGTACGGCGACCACCGCGGACGCGGTGACGGCGACGACCACGAGCATCGAAGCCGGTGGCCGTTGATCGCCGCCGCCGGAGCCGCCGGACTCTACGCCGGAGTCGCGATCGCCGTTCTGGGTACCGAAACCGGGCTCGTGCCACCGCTCGTCGGGGTCGCCCTCGCCGTCGTCGGCGCGGCCGTCCTGCTGGCCGGCATCGGCGGCTGGCTCCGGGAGGCGTTTCTGCTGCCGGCTCGAGACGCGGGGTCACCGGAGTCCCGCGAGTCGTACGTCTCGACGACGCTGCTCTTTCTGGCGACCGACGTCTCGACGTTCGGCGCGCTGTTCGTCTACTACGCCTTCGTCAGGGTCGGGGCGTGGCCGCCCGCGGAACTCCCGCCGCTCGTGGGCTCGCTCGTCGCCGCCAATACCGCAATCTTGCTCGCCAGCAGCGTCACGTTTCACTACGCGCACGCGGCCCTCGAGGCGGGGAACCGGCGACGCTTCCTCGGGTTCCTCGGGACGACGCTGGCGCTCGGGATCGTCTTCCTCGCCGGGCAGGCCTACGAGTACTACGAGTTCGTCGCCGTGGAGGGCTTTTCGCTCGATAGCGGTGCCTTCGGGACTGCCTTCTACGGCCTGACCGGGCTCCACGGTTTTCACGTCGCGCTCGGGGTCGGGGCCATCGCGGTCCTGTGCTGGCGGGCGCTACGGGGCCACTACGGACCGGACCGGGACACCTCGATCGCGACCGTCTCGCTGTACTGGCACTTCGTCGATCTCGTCTGGCTCGTTCTCGTGACCGTTCTCTACGTCGGGGCGTCGGTCTGA
- a CDS encoding helix-turn-helix domain-containing protein, protein MVLIVEFEIGTPILRRTVDAVSRIDVEEIYQSETGSTKLVCWMYGDDLEGVEPALADDTTVAAVSLLEDPGDRRLYSVTLSERGQAHLTYPTAAEYDIGYQEITVTEETSIRARVPTREALFAYRDVCREKEIPFRIQRIFEESAAAGDRYGITERQRKALIVALEEGYFDVPRETTLSAVAAKLDISDQALSARLRRGQANLLRNTIGGPAPT, encoded by the coding sequence ATGGTACTCATCGTCGAGTTCGAAATCGGGACGCCGATCCTCCGACGGACCGTCGATGCCGTCTCCCGGATCGACGTCGAGGAGATCTATCAGTCGGAGACGGGGTCGACGAAACTCGTCTGCTGGATGTACGGCGACGACCTCGAGGGCGTCGAACCCGCGCTCGCCGACGACACCACCGTCGCGGCCGTCTCGCTGCTCGAGGATCCAGGCGATCGCCGTCTCTACAGCGTCACGCTGTCGGAGCGGGGACAGGCCCATCTGACGTATCCGACGGCGGCGGAGTACGATATCGGGTATCAGGAGATCACCGTCACCGAGGAGACGAGCATTCGGGCCCGCGTACCGACCCGAGAGGCGCTGTTCGCATATCGCGACGTCTGTCGTGAGAAAGAGATTCCGTTCCGGATCCAGCGTATCTTCGAGGAATCGGCCGCCGCCGGGGATCGGTACGGGATCACCGAACGCCAGCGGAAGGCACTGATCGTCGCCCTCGAGGAAGGCTACTTCGACGTACCCCGCGAGACGACGCTCTCCGCGGTCGCCGCGAAACTCGACATCTCGGATCAGGCGCTGTCCGCCCGCCTCCGGCGAGGGCAGGCCAACCTCCTGCGGAACACAATCGGCGGACCGGCCCCCACTTGA
- a CDS encoding DUF6789 family protein, which translates to MNRALAEVSLFGLVLAGCLLTVALARRWRAEASPDGGYVREQRRRLSLADAKAAAVRWTTTTNHREIGLLYIAFGTVAAIWGGIDGMMIRTHLLTPEATLWTEGTYNELFTMHGLTMLIFFVTPVFFGIGNYFLPLLIGADDMAFPRLNAVGFWLLPPSLLLARFGIIAEVTGALLAVVVPADRLSVLLAFKEPAIGWTVYPPLSLAPNPQTNFLLLGLHLSGIATTIGALNFITTVVYERDESIGWANLDIFSWNMLVTSAIVIFAFPLLGTALLMLLFDRNFGTTFFAVEGGGPILWQHLFWFWGHPEVYIIFLPATGLMSLILPKFVGRKLFGFKFIVYSTIAIGVLSFGVWAHHMFVTGVDPRVRASFMATSIAIAVPSAIKVFNWITTMWNGDVRLAAPTILCVGSIGLFIVGGVTGIFLAVIPIDVVYHGTYYVVGHFHLILMGIIPLMMFAASYYWYPLLTGRMYDRRLAIFQSSLLVVGSALTFMTLMALGFLELPRRYATYPAEYSGLQVVATVGAFLIGISVLMWLYNMLWSYFQGTPVETADPWDLKATEQFTPEWQWFEDRLERERGVPPSEPEEVRPSYVPAQGERPLSLYGRIVPVAKRVANDAGTGAAGGFVGTMLLTGTLLVAVALGSFDLEAFATLATFVGLPANLALGYGLFLLGGMTVWPLLFLSLGEYLPGELTLVTGLWYATVIASGFALAFYTGQSGLELVTYVLFVIVAHWVYGLGLAGTIAVLGGRQRRPSTGDDG; encoded by the coding sequence ATGAACCGAGCGCTCGCGGAGGTGTCGCTGTTCGGCCTCGTCCTCGCGGGCTGTCTGCTGACGGTCGCGCTCGCCCGCCGGTGGCGAGCGGAAGCGTCGCCGGACGGCGGGTACGTCCGGGAGCAGCGGCGACGGCTTTCGCTGGCCGACGCGAAGGCGGCGGCCGTTCGGTGGACGACGACGACCAATCATCGCGAGATCGGACTGCTCTACATCGCGTTCGGTACCGTCGCGGCGATCTGGGGCGGGATCGACGGGATGATGATCCGGACGCATCTGCTGACGCCCGAGGCGACTCTCTGGACGGAGGGGACGTACAACGAACTGTTCACGATGCACGGGCTCACGATGCTGATTTTCTTCGTGACGCCGGTGTTTTTCGGGATCGGGAACTACTTCCTGCCGCTGTTGATCGGGGCCGACGACATGGCGTTTCCGCGGCTCAACGCCGTCGGGTTCTGGCTGTTGCCGCCGTCGCTGTTGCTCGCGCGGTTCGGAATCATCGCCGAGGTGACGGGGGCGCTACTCGCGGTCGTGGTCCCGGCGGACCGGTTGTCGGTCTTGCTCGCGTTCAAGGAGCCGGCGATCGGCTGGACGGTGTATCCGCCCTTGTCGCTGGCACCGAACCCGCAGACGAACTTCCTGCTGCTAGGACTGCATCTGAGCGGGATCGCGACCACGATCGGCGCGCTCAACTTCATCACGACGGTCGTCTACGAGCGCGACGAGTCGATCGGGTGGGCGAACCTCGATATCTTTTCGTGGAATATGCTCGTTACGAGTGCGATCGTCATCTTCGCGTTCCCGTTGCTCGGCACCGCCCTGTTGATGCTGTTGTTCGATCGGAACTTCGGGACGACCTTCTTCGCGGTCGAGGGCGGGGGACCGATCCTCTGGCAACACCTATTCTGGTTTTGGGGTCATCCGGAGGTGTACATCATCTTCCTCCCTGCGACTGGGCTGATGAGTCTGATCTTGCCGAAGTTCGTCGGCCGCAAGCTGTTCGGGTTCAAGTTCATCGTCTACTCGACGATCGCCATCGGCGTCCTCTCCTTTGGCGTTTGGGCCCACCACATGTTCGTCACCGGCGTCGACCCTCGAGTCCGGGCGAGTTTCATGGCGACGTCGATCGCCATCGCCGTCCCCAGCGCGATCAAGGTTTTCAACTGGATCACGACGATGTGGAACGGTGACGTCCGACTGGCCGCGCCGACGATCCTTTGTGTCGGTTCGATCGGCCTGTTCATCGTCGGCGGCGTCACCGGTATCTTTCTCGCGGTGATCCCGATCGACGTGGTCTATCACGGCACCTACTACGTCGTCGGTCACTTCCATCTCATCCTCATGGGGATCATCCCGCTCATGATGTTCGCCGCCAGCTACTACTGGTATCCCCTGCTTACGGGTCGGATGTACGACCGCCGACTCGCGATCTTCCAGTCGTCGCTTTTGGTCGTCGGGTCCGCGCTCACCTTCATGACGCTGATGGCGCTCGGTTTCCTCGAGTTGCCCCGCCGCTATGCGACCTATCCGGCCGAGTACTCGGGGCTGCAGGTCGTCGCGACGGTCGGTGCCTTCCTCATCGGCATCAGCGTCCTCATGTGGCTGTACAACATGCTCTGGTCGTACTTCCAGGGAACGCCGGTCGAGACGGCGGACCCCTGGGACCTGAAAGCGACCGAGCAGTTCACCCCCGAGTGGCAGTGGTTCGAGGACCGCCTCGAGCGCGAGCGCGGCGTCCCGCCCAGCGAACCCGAAGAGGTCCGGCCGTCGTACGTTCCGGCGCAGGGGGAGCGCCCGCTGTCGCTGTACGGCCGGATCGTCCCGGTGGCAAAGCGGGTGGCGAACGACGCCGGGACGGGCGCGGCCGGTGGGTTCGTCGGCACGATGTTGTTGACGGGTACCCTTCTCGTGGCAGTCGCCTTGGGATCGTTCGACCTCGAGGCGTTCGCGACGCTGGCGACGTTCGTCGGGCTGCCGGCGAACCTCGCGCTCGGCTACGGTCTGTTCCTCCTCGGGGGGATGACGGTCTGGCCGCTGCTCTTTCTCTCGCTGGGCGAGTACCTGCCCGGCGAGTTGACCCTGGTGACGGGGCTGTGGTACGCGACGGTCATTGCCTCGGGCTTCGCGCTTGCTTTCTACACCGGACAGTCCGGCCTCGAGTTGGTGACGTACGTCCTGTTCGTGATCGTCGCCCACTGGGTCTACGGGCTGGGTCTGGCCGGGACGATCGCGGTCTTGGGCGGCCGCCAGCGCCGTCCGTCGACGGGGGACGACGGATGA
- a CDS encoding 30S ribosomal protein S17e, whose protein sequence is MAIKPAYVKKTGTLLLERYPEAFTTDFEQNKESVEKLTNVESKGVRNRIAGYVTRKKGSEVPA, encoded by the coding sequence ATGGCAATCAAGCCGGCCTACGTCAAGAAGACGGGGACCCTCCTCCTCGAGCGGTACCCGGAGGCGTTCACGACCGACTTCGAACAGAACAAGGAAAGCGTCGAGAAGCTCACCAACGTCGAGTCCAAGGGCGTTCGCAACCGGATCGCCGGCTACGTCACCCGGAAGAAGGGCTCGGAAGTCCCCGCATAA